Genomic DNA from Equus asinus isolate D_3611 breed Donkey chromosome 10, EquAss-T2T_v2, whole genome shotgun sequence:
atgtgtgtgcatatgtgtgcacgtgtgtgtctgtgtgtgcacgtgggtctgtgtgcatatgtgtctgcgtgtaggcatgtgtgaatgtgtgtgcatatgtgtgcacgtgtgtgtctgtgtgtgtgtatgcacgtgtgtctgtgtgtgcatatgtgtctgcgtgtaggcatgtgtgaatgtgtgtgcatatgtgtgcacgtgtgtgtctgtgtgtgtgtatgcacgtgtgtctgtgtgtgcatatgtgtctgcgtgtaggcgtgtgtgaatgtgtgtgcatatgtgtgcacgtgtgtgtctgtgtgtgtgtgcacgtgggtctgtgtgcatatgtgtctgcgtgtaggcgtgtgtgaatgtgtgtgcatatgtgtgcacgtgtgtgtctgtgtgtgtgcacgtgggtctgtgtgcatatgtgtctgcgtgtaggcgtgtgtgaatgcgtgtgcatatgtgtgcacgtgtgtgtctgtgtgtgtgtatgcacgtgtgtctgtgtgtgcatatgtgtctgcgtgtaggcgtgtgtgaatgtgtgtgcatatgtgtgcacgtgtgtgtctgtgtgtgtgcacgtgggtctgtgtgcatatgtgtctgcgtgtaggcgtgtgtgaatgcgtgtgcatatgtgtgcacgtgtgtgtctgtgtgtgtgcacgtgggtctgtgtgcatatgtgtctgcgtgtaggcatgtgtgaatgtgtgtgcatatgtgtgcacgtgtgtgtctgtgtgtgtgcacgtgggtctgtgtgcatatgtgtctgcgtgtaggcgtgtgtgaatgtgtgtgcatatgtgtgcacgtgtgtgtctgtgtgtgtgtgcacgtgggtctgtgtgcatatgtgtctgcgtgtaggcgtgtgtgaatgtgtgtacatatgtgtgcacgtgtgtgtgtgtgcacgtgggtctgtgtgcatatgtgtctgcgtgtaggcatgtgtgaatgtgtgtgcatatgtgtgcacgtgtgtgtctgtgtgtgcacgtgggtctgtgtgcatatgtgtctgcgtgtaggcgtgtgtgaatgtgtgtgcatatgtgtgcacgtgtgtgtctgtgtgtgcacgtgggtctgtgtgcatatgtgtctgcgtgtaggcgtgtgtgaatgtgtgtgcatatgtgtgcacgtgtgtgtctgtgtatgcacgtgggtctgtgtgcatatgtgtctgcgtgtaggcgtgtgtgaatgtgtgtgcatatgtgtgcacgtgtgtgtctgtgtgtgtgtgcaggtgggtctgtgtgcatatgtgtctgcgtgtaggcatgtgtgaatgtgtgtgcatatgtgtgcacgtgtgtgtctgtgtgtgtgtgcacgtgtgtctgtgtgcatatgtgtctgcgtgtaggcgtgtgtgaatgtgtgtacatatgtgtgcacgtgtgtgtgtgtgcacgtgggtctgtgtgcatatgtgtctgcgtgtaggcatgtgtgaatgtgtgtgcatatgtgtgcacgtgtgtgtctgtgtgtgcacgtgggtctgtgtgcatatgtgtctgcgtgtaggcgtgtgtgaatgtgtgtgcatatgtgtgcacgtgtgtgtgtgtgtgtgtgtgcacgtgggtctgtgtgcatatgtgtctgcgtgtaggcgtgtgtgaatgtgtgtgcatatgtgtgcacgtgtgtgtctgtgtatgcacgtgggtctgtgtgcatatgtgtctgcgtgtaggcgtgtgtgaatgtgtgtgcatatgtgtgcacgtgtgtgtctgtgtgtgtgtgcaggtgggtctgtgtgcatatgtgtctgcgtgtaggcatgtgtgaatgtgtgtgcatatgtgtgcacgtgtgtgtctgtgtgtgtgtgcaggtgggtctgtgtgcatatgtgtctgcgtgtaggcatgtgtgaatgtgtgtgcatatgtgtgcacgtgtgtgtctgtgtgtgtgcacgtgtgtctgtgtgcatatgtgtctgcgtgtaggcgtgtgtgaatgtgtgtgcatatgtgtgcacgtgtgtctgtgtgtgtgcacgtgggtctgtgtgcatatgtgtctgcgtgtaggcgtgtgtgaatgtgtgtgcatatgtgtgcacgtgtgtgtctgtgtgtgtgtatacatatgttcaTATTTCCATCTACCTGTCCTGGTTTGCATTCTTTATCTCTCATCTGCTGCTCCTCTGTACGTGGAGCAGAGAGGGTGTGTCAAAGTGACTACTTATTGCACATGTTTTCAGGAGTGTAGACATGCTCTTTAAACACACCCGTCGTCACGCTCACATAGTAGGTCCCTCTTTCTTGATGCTGAATCTGAGGTTAAGTAGCCTGACCCAGGAGGGCCAGCTGAGACCAAGCCCGTGGCTCTAAAGTCCAGCCCACATCCTCTCTGGCAGCGAGCAGGTCAGCCCAGCCTGCGGTGACGGGCGGGAGGGTGGCCGCTGGCACCGCTCACGTCCCTCGGTGGCTCTGCTCACGGAAGCCTCCACTCCTGCACTCCGACTGCCCCTCCCGGATGCTGCCTGCAGATACGTCCCTCTAGATGGTGGCGCTGCCTCGATGACCCTTCGTGGTTAACCAGAGCCGTTCAGCAACGTCCAACAATAATGACATTTCATCTGCTCCACTGCGGAATTGGCCACGGTTTATGGCCAGGAAGGGATTGTCAATTGTCTGTGCCAAGTTCCCGTGGGACCCTGGGCCAGCGGGTATAAAGGGTGGCTGTGTGAGAGGCCGGCACAGCCTCTCCGACCCCAGCAAGTGACCTGTCAGGTGGCCGTGAGCACAGACCCCTGGAGATGAAGACCCTGCTCCTGACCATCGGCCTCAGCCTCATTGTTGCCCTGCAGGCCCAGGACCCCCTGGCCTTGGGCGAGGAGACTCCGGACGTGAGGCTCAGATGGGGCAGGCTGGCTGGAGGCGgcgtggggaggggcagagacacTCATTTTAGGATCAGGCATTAACCCCTGGCCCTGAGGGAACGGTCAGACAGAGGGGTCTGTGCCCGATGGTCCCAGGACACAAGAGGGCCCCTTGGAGCGAGGGCACTGGTGGTCTCGCCGACCTGCAGGGGCCGGGAGCTGGCATCTGGGTGGGTCTGGCGAGGGTGCTGGGCatatgctgggggtggggtgggggagggtgggctgGGAAGCGCTCCaagcccccagccctgggggtggggtAGAGTCTGGGGCTGCAGAGCAGGAGGGGGAGGCCATGGGGTCGGCCGGAGCCCTGATGGGGGGAACATCCCCAGGTCTCAGGGAAATGGTATCTGAAGGCCGTGACCGCTGACCAGGAGATTCCCGGGGAGAAGCCTGAGTTGGTGACTCCCATGATCCTCACGGTCCTGGAGGGGGGCAACCTGGAGGCCAAAGCGACCGTGAAGTGAGTGTCAGCCGGCTGGGTAGCTGGTGACGACCCTCGGCCTTCCCTCCCCACACCAGGAGAGCCAGCATCTGTGGGGCAGGCAGACCACGCCGGTGTCCTTCTCAGGCCCTCCTACAGCACTCAGCCCTGGCAGCTTTGAGGGGGCACCGCCATGGAGGGTGCCTCATGCGGGGGCACCGTGCAGGGGAGAGACCCCCAGACTTAGGGcactgaggaggggaggggccgcGGATGGGCCTCGTGGGCTGTGAGGGGCAGTGCTGGCTGATTGAGGGGgctgcaccccaccccccacctggaGGGAGCCCCAGGGAGCTGTCACGCATGACTGAAGGCCCAGTCAGTGCCTGGACTTGAGGTGGGAGAAACGTGCTCCCCCGCCAGGCCCACTTTGGATCCCAGGCCACCGGTACGGGCTTTGCCCTGCGGCTGCTCCAAGGCGGGGGCCCTACCGGGGCTGGCTGTGTTTCCAAAGTGGGCACACCCAGGGCAGCATCACTACGTGGCTTCTGTGTTCCAGGGTGAGGGGTCAGTGCCAGGAGAGGAAACTGGTGCTGGAGAAAACCAATGAGCCCGGCAAATACACGGCCGGTGAGTCTTGGAGCCCCAGCCGGGTGGCGCCCCACACACTGGGGGAGCCGGGGGCAGCCTGCGCATTTCTGGGGAGGCATTTTAGCCTGAGAAGCCCCGCTCCTTTCTGACCCCATTAAATGCacaccctctcctccctctggtcAGTTTGCCCTGAAGATATGATCACTTGACACTAAGAGCCAGGAGGGACACATTATCCCAGGAGGGACTGGACTGCCCAGGGGCCCTGCTGGGTTATGGCTGTGCTCACGTCAGGGGCGAGGAGCAGAGTCGTATCTGGTTGTTGGGGACTGAGCACCCCATGCTCCAACCCCATGCCCCGAAACCTCTCTGTGGTCCGTTGGTTGGGGATGTGATCCTCCTTCTGGTATGGGGCTCTCCCGGTGTGTTGGGTCCTCAAGAGGTGGAGACCTCACGGCCTGAGAAGCTGGGAGCATGTGGAAACTGGAGGGTCCTCCAGGCTGGGCGCTGGGTGAGCTCCAGGTCTTCCTGGAGGGTCACATGGCTTATTCAGCTCGTGCCACCGTCCTTCCGCAGACGAGGGCAGGCGCGTGGTGTACATCTCGCCGTCGAACGTGATGGACCACTACGTTCTTTACTGTGAAGGCGAGCTCCGGGGGAAGCAGATCCGGATGGCGAAGCTCGTGGGTGAGGGTCCCGCATCCCAGCGCCTGcaaaccctcctccctccccctcctccccgtgCCTCCTCCTCTTAGGAGAAGCCACCGGCAGTTCCTTCCGACTGCTTTTCCTGAAGGGAGCACTCATTCCCATCCCCGGAGCTCAGGATCTGGGTTTCCCAGTCTCGGTGTCTGCAGTGGGAACACAGGAGGGCAGAGGACCACTGTGGGGACAGGGATCCAAATGTCACTGGGTGGGCCACTCGTTCACAGGGACCACCCCTTGCAGCATCCACTTCAGCACCGTTCCTTTGGGGTCTCCCACGGGGGAGAAGAGCAGTGTGTGCATGGAGCTGCAAGGGAAGGAAATTCCAGCTCCTGGGGCTTAATTCCGGGATGGGGGGAGCTCAAGGAGGTATTGGGGCATCAGGACTGTCTCGGCCTGAAGACAAGGGGCCCCCAGAGGCTCTCCTGCATGCTCCCCACAGCCAGGAGCACAGCGGAAGTCAGTCCAGCAGGGATGGCATGGGGTCCAGGGGCCACGAGGGGAAGTGCTCTCCTCTGTGGCTGGGCAGGTCCTGCCGGTCGTCCTCACTCCAGGAGACCCCCAGGTGTGCTCACGAAGAGCACCCCATTCCTCCCAGGCCTGCCGCACGGTGCCCACTGGGCGCTCACACCTCGCAGTCCTCCCTTTCCAGCCGAGCCCTCCTCCCGGCCGGAGGGACCTCGGGGTCCAGCCCCGACGTGGGCGCATGgtctcctgccccagctctgcgGCGGCCCATCCATCTctgccccaggctgggctggagatgccagcctgcccccGTTCTGCCCCTCACCCTCGCGTCTTCCGATTTCACCGACAGGAAGAGACGCGGAGAACAACCAGGGGGCCCTGGAGGATTTTAAGACGTTTGCGAGAGACAAAGGGTTCGACCCGGAGAAGATCTTCACGCTCACGCGCCATGGTAGGGAGGACACCCTCGCCTGATCCTGCCCGGGCCCCACGCTGGGACGGGCAGCAGAGCGAGTTTAGAGAACGCTAAATGTCCTTCCTGGGGTCACGTGACGTGTCGGCCCCGACTGATTCTCTGGGGTCTCCTGAGCCGTGTGTGTCTCCTTTTTTCTGCAGAAACCTGCTCTCCAGGAAGCGATTAGGGTAAGCGATTAGGGACGTGTGGTCTATCTCCCACCCCTGCTCCCACCGGGGCAGGAGACCCTCTCGGCCAGGCGGGTGGAGAGCCTGCTCCTGGAGTCACCTGGGCCCCTGAGCCTCACCTGCAGATTCGGTCTCGCAGAGCAGTGCCCGGCAGTGAGGAAATCCCTCTGGAGTGAGCGCTCCAGGGGCTGGGGTGCTGGGGGAGACTGTCTAGCTCCTGACACCGCGGTGTGCCTGCCTGCAGGGGTGACATCCCTCCTCACCCCTGAGTAGTCATCGTGACTTTGTTTACCCAATGAGCTGCTTAAAAGATTCAGAAATACGGCACCCATGAGCGGGGTACTTCAGACCTCCTGGGGTCCTCACCAACTGCATGTCCTTTGGGAAACTGGAgtttcagtgacttgcccaaggtcactgccCAGGGATGGGCAGAGCCAGAGTCCAGAAGAGCAACCCCGTTCCCTCTTTGCCCTCCCGCTGGCTGGAAGTGGCCCCGACACACTTTCACACGAGAGCGTGGATGCTGTGGGCAACCTACAGGATGGTCCCCTCCAGGTCCTCAGATCCAGCGGCCAGAGCCTGAGGACACAGCACCCACCCCCACACTGCAGCCCCCAGAACCCGGCGCCTGCCCCCACGGCAGCCCCAGAACCCAGCACCTCCCCCAACATGGTGGCCCCAGAACTCAGCACCCACCCCTACACTGCAGCCCCCAGAACCCTGCACCTGTCCCCACGGCAGCCCCAGAACCCAGCACCTGCCCCCACACAGCACCCCCAGACCTCGGCACCTGCTCCCACAAGGCAGTCCCTCCCGGCCTCCCCCGTCCTGGTCTCAGtgaccctccccacctctccaggATGGGGGTCACCGGGGCTCCACAGCAGCCCTGAGGCGGCAGCACCAGGACCCTCCATCCTGAAGGACACAGACGGAGTCCCTGACCAGGAGCCTGGGTCACCTCCTGCCACCCTTCCTGcacctccaccccctcctccccagccctgcatCCCCCTCCTGGTTCCGCATAAAGAGCTTCAGCAGTTCCTGGTGCCTCTGCCTGTCTGTGGGTCCGTTGGGTGGACCGGGAATGGGGAGGATGTAGGCAAGCTGGGGCGGGCAGAGCGGGAGAACCCAGCAGCGTCCTGGTTCCCTGTGGTGGATGGTGCAGTCCAATGGGCATGAGGGTCCAGGCGGAGGGGGTAGGTGCTGCCACTCTGCCCGAGGGTCCTCTGGGGGCTTTCTGCAGGTCTGGTGCCCACCAATCCAGGTTCTTGTGGTGGTCTGTTTGGGGAGAGGGGGTGTGAGGGTGACAGGGTTGGCTCCAGCCTCGAGGCGGGAACATGTGTGCGGTGGGATCACCTGGCCCCCTGGCCCCTGACTGGCTGGAGGTGGTGGCAGGAGTGAGGGGGAGGTCAGGCAGGAGGCCAGGCTTCCCCGGGCCACCAGGACGAGGACAGCATGACCCTGGGATCCTAGCTGGCATGGGACTCTGCTCCTGCCCCAtcccccaggcctggctggaAACAGGTGGCGCTGCCCCTGGGGAGGGAGCCGCTTCAGGAGGGACCTTGCTTGCAATTCTGATGTCATCACTACACTTTCCCAAATTACTATGGGGCTTTCCAGTGAGTGGCCTGACAGCCAGCCAACTGGGATCAGGGTCTCCTAGCTCTTGGTGGGAGAGGTGAACCCAGTCCAGCCTCCCTGGAGATGGGGACGTGGGGACCTCCCTCCAGACAGGGTCAGCATACATACCCAGGTCCCAGGTTTGTCGGCTGCTTCTAACTGTCCTCAGCGGGCAGATCAGTCAAGTATCAGAGGCAGAATCTGCACTTACGCTCAACCTGAGCACTGATGTCCGTGCTCCATTCTGCAAAATTCTCTGTCACTCCCCTGGTGAGGAGCACGTTTGCTGTTCCATCTCCACCGGACGaagtttttcttaatcttttactGAGATGAAATGATCATAGAACACCAAATTCAGTcgttttaaagtgaacaattcgcTGACGGATGTTGGGGCTGTTCCCACCTCTTGGCCGTTGTGttggtgctgctgtgaacacgctGTGTGCGGACTTGTTCGAGGCCCTGTCTGCAAGTGTTTTGGGTCAGATTAGTTTGCAGGCTCTCAACACACCTTCCACGGGGTCTCTACCCCCTTCACATGCTCTACGTCCTTCTATCTGACAGACATAGTCCAAGGACACTGGGAAGCTCGTTCTTCCGGCCTTCTGGGTGCAGGAGCCGTCGGtggtcattttttctttctaagcatCTGGACCAATCAGGATTATTGACTACAAAAGCCAGAAATTCACTCCAGCTAAGTTAAGCAGAAATAAAGCTCAGTGAGATGATCCCATAGCTCACAGAACTCGCAGGAGCCTGCACAATCAGGCTGGAGAGTGTGCAGGCACCAGCGGGCAGTGGTctggcagggccagccccagccccaccctggaaGAGCCTGGGCAGCAGGCTGCCCTGGGCTGCCAGATTCTGGACCGTGGCCGCGGGCGTCCCTGACGTGGGGTGTGCGCTGTTTTGCTCCTTGcagacacacgcacacgcatacgcatgctctctctctctcacacacacacacacacacgcacacccctaGACACGCACATGCAGGCCCCTCCCAGGCCCAGGGGCAGATGTCTTCCTCTCAGGTTGACTCGTAACTCTTTGAACGGCCCCCGGAAGAATTGAACTGCTCCCGCTGTGGGCCTGCGAGGACTGGGCCAGACCCCTTCCCCCAGGCCCGCCTCCTGTGCCTTTTCTGTACAATGGGCCCTGCCTCCTCATCTGGGAGACAGTGGAGGCCTTCTCGAATGAGCTGGAGTGGGGCCGCTCGGACCTTCCCTGTCAACAGACCCGTGTCGTTTTCTGACTCATGCGGGCTCCCTCAGGGGGCTCGGCAGGGGCCCTTTTCTTACCTTTTCCAGGGCCAAGAGGCCATGGTGTCCCTTGACTCACGGCCCTTTCGTCCATCTTCGAGGCCAGCAGTGTCCGGTGGGGTCCTCCTCATGTCTCGTCACTCTGTCCCTGCCCCCGTCCTCATGTGCTCTCTGCTCCGACCCTCCCCCGCCCTCTTCACGTGTAGAAGTTTGATCCCCTGGGCCCAGGTGGGCAATCCAGGACCGGCTCCCACCCCGAGGGGAGCAGACTGGCCGGCGTAACCCACCTGCACCTCAGGTCTCTTTGCCACGAAACCTAACCTGTTCCCAGGTTCTGGGGATGAGGACATGGATGTCTCTGGGGGGACCGTTCGTCTGCCTCCCCCTTGcaataaaatg
This window encodes:
- the LOC106845540 gene encoding major allergen Can f 1-like; this translates as MGLVGCEGQVRGQCQERKLVLEKTNEPGKYTADEGRRVVYISPSNVMDHYVLYCEGELRGKQIRMAKLVGRDAENNQGALEDFKTFARDKGFDPEKIFTLTRHETCSPGSD